One window from the genome of Garra rufa chromosome 1, GarRuf1.0, whole genome shotgun sequence encodes:
- the paqr4a gene encoding progestin and adipoQ receptor family member 4a isoform X1, translating to MAFLNGPRLLDWANSPPHLQFNRYVLTGYRPISSVQECIKSLFYLHNELGNIYTHGIPLLCFLVLLPLNIPWTQISVTWLGVVHFLACLSPQLGSVVYHLFMNHEGGEPVYKTLLTLDMCGICMINTLGALPIVYSTLLCYPFTRTVALLMYILLSSYSIYCAITARSRVRRLRSFAWQALFRLYLHWGVLDDLLWINTYHCPSD from the exons ATGGCATTTTTAAACGGCCCCAGACTGCTGGACTGGGCAAACTCTCCTCCacatttacagtttaacagatatgtCCTGACTGGCTATAGACCCATCTCCTCAGTCCAGGAGTGTATCAAGAGTCTCTTCTATCTGCACAACGAGCTGGGGAACATCTACACACATG GAATCCCTCTGCTCTGTTTCCTGGTGCTGCTACCGCTCAACATCCCCTGGACGCAGATCAGCGTGACGTGGCTCGGCGTGGTGCACTTCCTGGCCTGCCTGTCACCGCAGCTGGGCTCGGTGGTCTACCACCTCTTCATGAACCATGAGGGCGGCGAGCCCGTCTACAAAACCCTGCTCACGCTAGATATGTGCGGAATCTGCATGATCAACACGCTAG GAGCTCTGCCCATCGTGTACAGCACTCTTCTCTGCTACCCCTTCACCCGCACGGTGGCTCTACTGATGTACATCCTGCTATCCAGTTACTCCATCTACTGTGCcatcacagcgcgcagcagagTGCGGCGTCTGCGTTCCTTCGCCTGGCAGGCGCTCTTCCG ACTGTACCTACACTGGGGCGTGCTGGACGACTTACTGTGGATCAACACCTATCACTGTCCCTCAGACTGA
- the paqr4a gene encoding progestin and adipoQ receptor family member 4a isoform X2 produces the protein MAFLNGPRLLDWANSPPHLQFNRYVLTGYRPISSVQECIKSLFYLHNELGNIYTHGIPLLCFLVLLPLNIPWTQISVTWLGVVHFLACLSPQLGSVVYHLFMNHEGGEPVYKTLLTLDMCGICMINTLGALPIVYSTLLCYPFTRTVALLMYILLSSYSIYCAITARSRVRRLRSFAWQALFRFSFFLLRWVGVGGGSPTSLRHFLTMDALAVLGGVINITRIPERFRPGLFDYWCNSHQIMHVLVVVSILYLHWGVLDDLLWINTYHCPSD, from the exons ATGGCATTTTTAAACGGCCCCAGACTGCTGGACTGGGCAAACTCTCCTCCacatttacagtttaacagatatgtCCTGACTGGCTATAGACCCATCTCCTCAGTCCAGGAGTGTATCAAGAGTCTCTTCTATCTGCACAACGAGCTGGGGAACATCTACACACATG GAATCCCTCTGCTCTGTTTCCTGGTGCTGCTACCGCTCAACATCCCCTGGACGCAGATCAGCGTGACGTGGCTCGGCGTGGTGCACTTCCTGGCCTGCCTGTCACCGCAGCTGGGCTCGGTGGTCTACCACCTCTTCATGAACCATGAGGGCGGCGAGCCCGTCTACAAAACCCTGCTCACGCTAGATATGTGCGGAATCTGCATGATCAACACGCTAG GAGCTCTGCCCATCGTGTACAGCACTCTTCTCTGCTACCCCTTCACCCGCACGGTGGCTCTACTGATGTACATCCTGCTATCCAGTTACTCCATCTACTGTGCcatcacagcgcgcagcagagTGCGGCGTCTGCGTTCCTTCGCCTGGCAGGCGCTCTTCCGCTTCTCATTTTTCCTTCTGCGCTGGGTAGGTGTGGGCGGAGGGAGTCCCACCTCACTGCGTCACTTTCTCACCATGGATGCACTAGCGGTGTTGGGCGGTGTCATCAATATCACACGAATTCCTGAGCGCTTCCGTCCGGGCCTCTTTGACTACTGGTGCAACAGCCATCAGATCATGCATGTGCTGGTGGTGGTGTCCATACTGTACCTACACTGGGGCGTGCTGGACGACTTACTGTGGATCAACACCTATCACTGTCCCTCAGACTGA